A DNA window from Shewanella baltica contains the following coding sequences:
- the astB gene encoding N-succinylarginine dihydrolase, whose protein sequence is MKHFEANFDGLVGPTHNYAGLSFGNVASLSNAALVSNPKAAAKQGLQKAKALADMGMVQGMLAPQERPDLYTLRRIGFSGSDANVLKQAAKEAPMLLNACCSASSMWTANAATVSPSADTRDGKLHFTPANLVDKLHRSIEPLTTGRILTATFSDPHYFHHHSHLPEHNSFGDEGAANHTRLCNEYGHAGVELFVYGQEATNPNAPKPQKYPARQTLEASMAVARLHQLEEDNCVFIQQNPDVIDQGVFHNDVIAVGNQNVLFYHEQAFLNTQHKIDEIKRKLDTELYFIEVPTAKVAINDAVKSYLFNTQIITLPSGEMAIIAPTDCQENPAVFAYLNELLTLNTPIKQVLYFDVKQSMQNGGGPACLRLRVAMNEMEVAAVNQHTLMNDALFARLNLWVDKHYRDRLTTQDLADPQLIIESRTALDELTQIMKLGSVYQFQR, encoded by the coding sequence ATGAAGCACTTTGAAGCGAATTTTGATGGACTCGTTGGACCAACACACAATTACGCAGGGTTGTCTTTTGGCAATGTCGCCTCACTCAGCAATGCCGCCTTAGTTTCCAACCCCAAAGCTGCTGCGAAACAAGGACTCCAAAAAGCCAAAGCACTTGCCGATATGGGCATGGTTCAAGGTATGTTAGCCCCTCAAGAGCGCCCAGACCTCTATACATTGCGCCGAATTGGATTTTCCGGCTCTGACGCCAATGTATTAAAACAGGCCGCAAAAGAAGCGCCTATGTTGCTTAATGCCTGCTGCAGTGCGTCCAGTATGTGGACTGCCAATGCCGCAACTGTCTCACCCAGTGCCGATACGCGTGACGGCAAACTGCATTTCACCCCAGCAAATTTAGTCGATAAACTGCATCGCAGCATCGAGCCCCTCACAACGGGGCGCATATTAACAGCAACTTTCAGTGATCCCCACTATTTTCATCACCATAGTCACTTACCTGAGCATAATAGCTTCGGTGATGAAGGTGCGGCGAACCACACTAGGCTATGCAACGAGTACGGCCATGCCGGTGTAGAATTGTTCGTTTATGGACAAGAAGCCACCAATCCCAATGCCCCTAAACCGCAAAAGTATCCAGCAAGACAAACCTTAGAGGCATCGATGGCTGTGGCACGCTTGCATCAGCTTGAAGAGGATAATTGCGTCTTCATCCAGCAGAATCCTGATGTCATTGACCAAGGTGTATTCCATAACGATGTTATCGCAGTTGGTAACCAAAATGTGCTGTTCTACCATGAACAAGCCTTCTTAAATACCCAACATAAAATTGATGAAATTAAGCGTAAGCTTGATACAGAACTGTATTTCATTGAAGTGCCCACCGCTAAAGTGGCGATTAACGACGCAGTCAAAAGCTACTTATTCAATACCCAAATTATCACGCTTCCCTCTGGTGAAATGGCCATTATTGCCCCAACTGATTGCCAAGAAAATCCCGCAGTATTTGCCTATTTGAATGAACTACTGACGCTAAACACTCCCATCAAGCAAGTGCTTTACTTCGACGTAAAACAAAGCATGCAAAACGGCGGCGGCCCCGCCTGCCTGCGTTTGCGTGTTGCGATGAATGAGATGGAAGTGGCGGCCGTAAATCAACACACCTTAATGAATGATGCCTTATTTGCGCGTTTAAATCTTTGGGTAGACAAACATTACCGTGACAGATTGACCACCCAAGATCTTGCTGACCCTCAGCTAATCATCGAATCTCGCACTGCATTAGATGAGCTCACGCAAATAATGAAGCTAGGAAGTGTGTATCAGTTCCAGCGTTAG
- the topA gene encoding type I DNA topoisomerase — MGKSLVIVESPAKAKTINKYLGKEFIVKSSVGHIRDLPTSSASEGNEKVKSAAEVKKMSPEEKAQYKKVKDQQALVSRMGVNPEKGWAAKYQILPGKEKVVKELQALADSADQIYLATDLDREGEAIAWHLQEVIGGDPSRYQRVVFNEITKSAIQDAFSKPSTLDTNMVNAQQARRFLDRVVGFMVSPLLWKKVARGLSAGRVQSVAVRLVVERESEIKAFVPEEFWDVHAELSTPAQEALRMEVVKHLDAAFNPINEQQAMAAVQALSAASFTVLAREDKATQSKPSAPFITSTLQQAASTRLGFGVKKTMMMAQRLYEAGHITYMRTDSTNLSQEAVENLRDMIAKEFGDKYLPAEPIRYGSKEGAQEAHEAIRPSNVHVQAATLSDMERDAQRLYELIWRQFVSCQMTPAQYDATKLTVKAGDYELKATGRTLRFDGWTRVQTALKKKNEEDNTLPFVAQGDVLALKELQPKQHFTKPPARYSEASLVKELEKRGIGRPSTYATIISTIQDRGYVKVENRRFYAEKMGEIVSERLVGSFADLMSYDFTASMEQTLDDVARGELDWKKVLDGFYADFTKQLEKAELDPEEGGMRLNQMVMTDIKCPTCGRPMGIRTGTTGVFLGCSGYELPPKERCKTTMNLTPGVEAISENSEDAETDALRAKHRCSICGTAMDSYLIDEKRKLHVCGNNPICEGYEVEEGQFKIKGYEGPLIECDRCGHDMELKNGRFGKYFGCTNSECKNTRKLLKNGEAAPPKEDPIYLPDLKCSKSDAHFVLRDGAAGIFLAASTFPKSRETRAPLVEELVQYRELLWPKYQYLADAPVTDDEGNKAAVKFSRKTKEQYVATEVDGKATGWSAHYVNGKWVSETTKKAKKSA, encoded by the coding sequence ATGGGTAAATCGCTAGTTATTGTCGAATCACCGGCCAAAGCTAAGACTATTAATAAATATCTTGGCAAAGAATTCATCGTTAAATCGAGCGTAGGTCACATCCGTGATCTGCCGACATCATCGGCTTCAGAAGGCAATGAAAAGGTTAAATCCGCTGCCGAAGTTAAGAAAATGTCGCCAGAAGAAAAAGCTCAATATAAAAAGGTGAAAGATCAGCAAGCGCTGGTGTCTCGCATGGGCGTAAACCCTGAAAAGGGCTGGGCGGCTAAGTATCAAATTTTGCCGGGCAAAGAAAAGGTCGTTAAAGAGCTACAGGCACTTGCCGATTCCGCCGACCAAATCTATCTCGCAACCGACTTAGACCGTGAGGGAGAAGCTATCGCCTGGCATTTGCAAGAGGTGATTGGCGGTGATCCTTCACGGTATCAACGTGTAGTTTTCAACGAAATTACTAAGTCTGCGATTCAAGATGCCTTTAGCAAGCCGTCGACACTCGACACTAACATGGTTAATGCCCAGCAAGCTCGTCGCTTCTTAGACAGAGTTGTCGGTTTTATGGTGTCGCCACTGCTGTGGAAAAAAGTCGCTCGCGGTTTATCCGCTGGACGAGTGCAGTCGGTTGCTGTTCGCTTAGTGGTTGAACGTGAAAGCGAAATTAAAGCCTTTGTACCGGAAGAGTTTTGGGATGTACATGCAGAGCTGAGTACGCCAGCCCAAGAAGCCTTGCGGATGGAAGTGGTTAAGCATTTAGATGCGGCCTTTAATCCTATCAATGAACAGCAAGCTATGGCGGCGGTTCAAGCGTTATCGGCGGCGAGTTTTACCGTGCTGGCCCGCGAAGACAAAGCGACCCAAAGCAAACCTTCTGCGCCCTTTATTACATCGACATTGCAACAGGCGGCGAGTACTCGCTTAGGTTTCGGTGTGAAGAAGACCATGATGATGGCTCAGCGACTTTATGAAGCCGGTCATATCACTTATATGCGTACCGACTCGACCAATTTGAGTCAAGAAGCCGTTGAAAACTTACGTGATATGATTGCCAAAGAGTTTGGTGATAAATATCTACCCGCTGAACCCATTCGCTACGGTTCTAAAGAAGGCGCACAAGAGGCTCACGAAGCGATTCGTCCATCGAACGTTCATGTCCAAGCGGCGACCTTATCGGACATGGAGCGTGACGCTCAGCGCTTATATGAGCTGATTTGGCGTCAGTTTGTCTCGTGTCAGATGACGCCAGCCCAATATGATGCTACTAAGTTGACCGTAAAAGCGGGTGACTATGAGCTCAAAGCAACGGGACGTACTTTACGTTTTGATGGTTGGACTCGCGTGCAAACAGCACTCAAGAAGAAAAACGAAGAAGACAATACGTTGCCATTTGTGGCACAAGGCGATGTATTAGCGTTAAAAGAGTTGCAACCTAAGCAACACTTTACTAAGCCGCCAGCTCGATACAGCGAAGCCTCTTTAGTTAAAGAATTAGAAAAACGCGGTATTGGCCGCCCATCGACCTACGCAACCATCATTTCAACGATTCAAGATCGGGGTTATGTAAAAGTTGAGAATCGTCGTTTCTATGCCGAAAAAATGGGTGAAATTGTCAGCGAGCGATTAGTCGGCAGTTTTGCTGATTTAATGAGCTATGACTTTACCGCCAGCATGGAGCAAACATTAGACGATGTGGCTCGTGGCGAATTAGATTGGAAAAAAGTGCTCGATGGCTTCTATGCTGACTTTACTAAGCAATTAGAAAAAGCGGAGCTCGATCCCGAAGAAGGTGGCATGCGTCTTAACCAAATGGTGATGACGGATATCAAGTGCCCAACCTGTGGTCGCCCTATGGGGATCCGCACGGGAACAACCGGTGTTTTTCTCGGTTGCTCTGGTTACGAATTACCTCCCAAAGAGCGCTGTAAGACAACGATGAACCTTACGCCTGGCGTTGAGGCGATTAGCGAAAACAGTGAAGATGCCGAGACTGATGCACTGCGTGCGAAGCACCGCTGTAGTATTTGCGGCACAGCGATGGACAGTTACCTAATTGATGAGAAGCGTAAGCTACACGTCTGTGGTAACAACCCGATTTGTGAAGGCTATGAAGTCGAAGAAGGCCAATTCAAGATCAAAGGCTATGAAGGTCCGCTGATTGAGTGTGATCGCTGTGGCCACGACATGGAACTGAAAAACGGCCGTTTTGGTAAGTATTTTGGTTGTACCAATAGCGAATGTAAAAATACGCGTAAATTACTGAAGAACGGCGAGGCTGCGCCGCCAAAAGAAGATCCTATCTATTTGCCTGATCTGAAATGCAGCAAATCGGATGCCCATTTCGTATTACGTGATGGTGCAGCAGGGATCTTCTTAGCGGCCAGTACTTTCCCTAAATCACGGGAAACCCGTGCACCTCTGGTTGAAGAACTGGTTCAATACCGCGAGCTGCTGTGGCCTAAGTATCAATATTTAGCCGATGCGCCCGTCACTGATGACGAAGGCAATAAAGCTGCGGTGAAGTTTAGCCGTAAGACGAAAGAGCAATACGTTGCGACTGAAGTCGACGGCAAAGCCACTGGTTGGTCAGCGCATTACGTTAATGGCAAGTGGGTGAGTGAGACTACCAAGAAAGCCAAGAAAAGCGCATAG
- the zomB gene encoding flagellar motor control protein ZomB, with the protein MSFTLVLILIGALLLLVIGINVLQQQKERVEAERRIEFARQRAIIDETEAVLSNTGMMPCSTNIVLVLYRRVQDALQAATAISNSQQQSDYQRRLADINNQITTLQSGQPQSPPIENFRLPDNDKQILALVQTLKKLKAILRAEHNKGKVDPSIFAQEESRIDSLQLRINVDSMLSRARAASFMKQYGSSKQMVTKALSTLHAIKAQTPNDPFIGRKVDEAKQLLDEIMGAQKQSEPSAPRPKNEEDDIDMLFQPKKKW; encoded by the coding sequence ATGTCATTCACCTTGGTTCTGATCCTCATCGGTGCGCTTTTACTGCTTGTTATCGGAATTAACGTATTACAACAACAAAAAGAACGCGTAGAGGCTGAGCGGCGCATTGAATTTGCCCGTCAAAGAGCAATTATCGATGAAACCGAAGCTGTGTTATCAAACACAGGGATGATGCCTTGTAGCACGAATATTGTGTTGGTTTTGTACCGTCGCGTGCAAGATGCCTTGCAGGCTGCGACAGCTATTAGTAATAGCCAACAACAGTCTGATTACCAGCGCCGACTAGCCGATATCAACAATCAAATAACAACCTTACAGTCTGGTCAACCTCAATCACCACCGATTGAGAATTTCAGACTACCCGATAACGACAAACAAATTTTAGCGCTAGTGCAAACCTTGAAAAAGCTCAAGGCTATACTCAGAGCCGAACATAATAAAGGGAAAGTCGACCCAAGCATTTTTGCTCAGGAAGAAAGTCGTATCGACAGTTTACAGCTCAGGATCAATGTTGATTCCATGCTTTCCCGTGCCAGAGCGGCCAGTTTTATGAAGCAATATGGTTCATCAAAACAAATGGTAACTAAAGCACTATCGACATTGCACGCGATTAAGGCACAAACGCCTAATGACCCTTTCATTGGTCGTAAAGTGGATGAGGCTAAACAATTGCTTGATGAGATTATGGGCGCGCAAAAACAATCTGAACCCAGTGCACCTAGACCTAAAAATGAAGAAGATGATATCGACATGCTGTTTCAACCGAAAAAGAAATGGTGA
- the cysB gene encoding HTH-type transcriptional regulator CysB — protein sequence MKLQQLRYIAEVVKHNLNVSATAENLYTSQPGISKQVRMLEDELGIQIFGRSGKHLTHVTPAGLQVISIANDILGKVESIKKVSEEYTKPDQGELNISTTDTQARYALPTIIRQFIDRYPKVNLHMHQGTPSQISEQAARGDADFAIATEAMHLYSDLIMLPCYHWNRSIVVPKDHPLATRSPNNLISIEDLARFPLVTYVFGFDRASEIEKAFNRANLEPRVVFSATSADVLKTYVRLGLGVGVIASMAIDPNVDKDLVAIDAGHLFAHSTTKIGFRKGSFLRSYMYDFIQHFAPHLTRDVVEKAVALRDQQLIDEMFADKNLPMR from the coding sequence ATGAAACTGCAACAACTCAGGTATATTGCTGAGGTCGTAAAACATAACCTCAATGTATCGGCGACAGCTGAAAACTTGTATACCTCTCAACCTGGGATCAGTAAACAAGTTCGCATGCTTGAAGATGAGTTGGGGATCCAAATATTTGGTCGTAGCGGTAAGCACTTAACCCATGTCACACCTGCGGGTTTGCAAGTGATCAGCATTGCCAATGATATCTTGGGTAAAGTTGAGAGCATTAAAAAAGTTTCTGAGGAATATACTAAGCCCGATCAAGGCGAGTTAAATATTTCCACGACTGACACTCAGGCGCGCTATGCATTGCCGACGATCATTCGGCAGTTTATTGATCGCTACCCTAAAGTGAACTTGCATATGCATCAGGGGACTCCATCGCAGATCAGCGAACAGGCGGCTCGCGGTGATGCGGATTTCGCCATTGCGACTGAAGCAATGCATTTATATTCCGACTTAATTATGTTGCCTTGTTATCATTGGAATCGCTCCATCGTCGTTCCTAAAGATCATCCTCTTGCGACCCGTAGCCCAAATAATTTGATTAGCATCGAAGATTTAGCGCGCTTCCCCTTAGTGACTTATGTCTTTGGTTTTGACCGTGCCTCTGAAATTGAGAAAGCGTTCAATCGCGCCAACTTAGAGCCGCGCGTTGTTTTTAGTGCGACCAGCGCCGATGTGCTGAAAACCTATGTCCGTTTAGGATTAGGTGTGGGCGTTATTGCCTCCATGGCGATTGACCCAAATGTCGATAAAGACTTAGTTGCGATTGATGCTGGCCATTTGTTTGCCCACAGTACGACTAAAATTGGCTTCAGGAAGGGCAGCTTCTTGCGCAGTTATATGTATGATTTTATTCAGCACTTTGCGCCGCATTTAACCCGTGACGTGGTGGAGAAAGCTGTCGCCTTACGGGATCAACAGCTTATTGATGAAATGTTTGCCGATAAAAATCTGCCAATGCGTTAA
- a CDS encoding response regulator transcription factor codes for MKLENLNIIIADDHPLFRNALRQALTTAFEHAQWFEADSADALQAVLDVRSVDYDLVLLDLQMPGSHGYSTLIHLRSHYPDLPVVVISAHEDINTISRAIHYGSSGFIPKSASMETLKEALSAVLFGDIWLPKGTEIISIDDDAVDKMASKLSDLTPQQYKVLQMFAEGLLNKQIAYDLGVSEATIKAHATAIFRKLGVRNRTQAVIALAQLEMDKVDLS; via the coding sequence ATGAAGCTAGAAAACTTAAATATTATTATCGCAGACGATCATCCATTGTTCAGAAATGCACTACGTCAAGCACTGACCACAGCGTTTGAGCATGCACAATGGTTTGAAGCCGACAGTGCTGACGCACTGCAAGCTGTGTTGGATGTCCGTAGCGTCGATTACGATCTTGTACTGTTAGATTTGCAGATGCCCGGTTCCCACGGCTACTCCACACTTATTCACCTACGCTCACATTATCCCGATTTACCCGTGGTAGTGATTTCTGCACACGAGGATATCAATACCATTAGCCGTGCGATTCATTATGGGAGCAGTGGTTTTATCCCTAAATCGGCCTCGATGGAAACCCTTAAAGAGGCACTGAGTGCGGTGTTATTCGGTGACATTTGGCTGCCTAAAGGCACTGAGATTATTTCTATCGATGACGACGCCGTTGATAAAATGGCCAGCAAATTATCCGATCTCACGCCGCAGCAATATAAAGTGTTGCAGATGTTTGCCGAAGGTTTGTTGAATAAGCAAATTGCCTATGATCTTGGCGTCTCTGAAGCGACCATCAAAGCGCACGCGACTGCCATTTTTAGAAAACTGGGCGTTCGTAACCGAACACAAGCCGTCATAGCTCTTGCTCAGCTTGAGATGGATAAAGTTGATTTATCTTAA
- a CDS encoding acyl-CoA thioesterase, with translation MSLTPISPNTENTSRTETPEAQFPEAIQTRIDSSEARVIKAVFPSITNHHNTLFGGEALAWMDETAFIAATRFCRKTLVTVSSDRIDFKKPIPAGTLAELIARVIHVGNTSLKVEVNIYVEDMYQDHREHAIRGVFTFVAVDEQRNPTQVWTYESFFRRCKL, from the coding sequence ATGTCGCTTACGCCCATTTCTCCAAACACCGAAAATACCTCACGAACCGAAACCCCAGAAGCACAATTTCCTGAAGCGATTCAAACGCGAATCGACTCCTCTGAAGCGCGGGTAATCAAAGCGGTATTTCCATCCATCACCAACCATCACAATACGTTATTTGGTGGCGAAGCTTTAGCGTGGATGGATGAAACGGCCTTTATTGCTGCAACTCGTTTTTGCCGTAAAACCTTAGTGACTGTGAGTTCCGATAGAATCGATTTTAAAAAACCTATCCCCGCAGGCACATTAGCCGAACTGATCGCGCGGGTGATCCATGTCGGTAACACTTCATTGAAAGTTGAAGTGAACATCTATGTCGAAGACATGTATCAAGATCACCGAGAGCATGCCATACGTGGTGTGTTCACCTTTGTTGCGGTTGACGAACAACGAAATCCCACTCAAGTGTGGACATACGAGTCGTTTTTTAGACGATGTAAGCTATAG
- a CDS encoding chitinase C-terminal domain-containing protein, translated as MICNIPWVMKQQRFAWLMATAMAGFSYSQTAAAVSCQDIAAWNSSQIYATVTPVTYDNYLYQNKWWTQNENPSQTGQWGVWENKGVCDGAQNQAPTLVILQPQNNVSVNLGDVVVLQADASDVDGTVASVNWFANGQAVTSPWTTNAIGIVQLKAVATDDKGATTEKSVVLTVINATSENLPPSTEILSPLNDSAVTVSDSVTITANASDPDTGDSITKVEFYLDSQLIATDNSAPYSATSQAVGVGEHQIQTRAYDSHNASCLSAIIKLNVVAANQAPSVTLTAPQANFQTDLGTVLSLAATATDSDGDVASVRFYANGVLVAEDATAPYSAQWTTFENGDIRFTAEAIDNLGLTTLSTAVIGRVGQAPTDNEACRPEGLVGDSVYCDVYDEQGREKMGSDHARRVIGYFTSWRTGKNGQPSYLASDIPWDKITHINYAFAHIDSNNKVSIGDPNSVTNVATGLEWPGVAGAEMDPEFNYKGHFNLLNKYKKRHPNVKTLISIGGWAETGGYFDDNGNRVASGGFYEMTQTTQGIETFADSVVTFLRTYSFDGADIDYEYATSMAKSGNPDDFSMSEPKRATLFKQYELLMKTLREKLDAASKQDGKHYMLTVAAPASGYLLRGMEAYQMTRYLDYVNIMSYDLHGAWNDFVGHNAALFDTGTDAELAHWDVYSTAQYGGIGYLNTDWAYHYFRGSMPAGRINIGIPYYTRGWQNVSGGTNGLWGLAAYPDQTACPVGTGDGASNCGYGAQGIDNLWHDSDVRGDEMFAGSNPMWHAKNLELGISGSYLSLYGLDPQTNVADRLTGTYERHYDAVAESSWLWNPTKKVYLSTEDEQAMARKVKYVVDNGIGGVMFWELAGDFGWYPERNNGQGEFFVGDTMTSIAYNGFAQATPYGNRTSNQVMPSQTLALTASLSGYKVGDSNYPITPTLTITNNSQVTIPGGAEFEFDISTSTSAEIADQSGMGLTVVTDGSNVAGNNVGGLENDFHHVRFILPTWKSLAPGATFDGTIKYYLPVSMPSNFTVSFNGTRYGFGAASSVVPPLDCAANPSLPECQVPVVDSCEAASVDTAGIPAYPNFPQKDYQGNPSHAATGDRMKNSRAVYQAKWWTNAAPGASADWAFVCNL; from the coding sequence ATGATCTGTAATATACCTTGGGTAATGAAGCAACAGCGATTCGCGTGGTTAATGGCCACAGCTATGGCGGGTTTCAGTTATTCTCAAACGGCTGCAGCAGTGAGTTGCCAAGACATAGCAGCTTGGAACAGTAGCCAAATCTATGCAACCGTCACGCCTGTAACCTACGATAATTATCTCTATCAAAATAAGTGGTGGACCCAGAATGAAAACCCGAGCCAAACAGGGCAGTGGGGCGTATGGGAAAACAAAGGCGTGTGTGATGGAGCGCAAAACCAAGCGCCTACACTGGTTATCTTGCAGCCGCAAAACAATGTGAGTGTGAATTTAGGGGATGTTGTCGTGCTGCAGGCCGATGCATCTGATGTTGACGGTACTGTTGCGAGCGTAAATTGGTTTGCCAATGGTCAGGCGGTAACGAGCCCTTGGACGACTAATGCGATCGGCATTGTTCAGCTTAAAGCGGTAGCGACCGATGACAAAGGTGCGACGACCGAGAAAAGTGTTGTGCTAACCGTTATCAATGCTACGAGTGAAAACTTACCGCCTTCGACAGAAATTTTGTCACCTCTCAATGACAGCGCTGTCACTGTTAGCGACTCAGTAACCATTACTGCGAATGCGAGTGATCCTGATACGGGTGATAGCATTACTAAAGTTGAGTTTTATCTTGATAGTCAATTGATTGCGACTGATAACAGTGCACCCTATTCGGCAACGTCGCAGGCCGTTGGAGTCGGTGAGCATCAAATACAAACCCGTGCCTACGATAGTCACAATGCCAGTTGCTTGTCGGCAATCATCAAACTCAATGTTGTCGCAGCTAATCAAGCGCCAAGCGTGACATTAACCGCGCCGCAGGCCAACTTTCAAACAGATTTAGGCACGGTGTTATCACTCGCAGCAACTGCGACTGACAGTGATGGCGATGTGGCCAGCGTGCGCTTTTATGCTAACGGTGTGCTCGTTGCTGAAGATGCAACCGCGCCATACAGTGCACAATGGACTACCTTTGAAAACGGCGACATTCGTTTCACCGCTGAGGCTATCGATAATCTTGGCCTGACAACATTATCAACCGCTGTCATCGGCCGAGTAGGTCAAGCACCAACCGATAATGAGGCTTGCCGTCCTGAAGGTTTAGTGGGTGATTCAGTCTATTGCGATGTGTACGATGAACAGGGCCGCGAAAAAATGGGTAGCGATCACGCCCGCCGCGTTATCGGTTACTTTACTTCGTGGCGCACGGGTAAAAATGGCCAGCCGAGTTATCTCGCAAGTGATATTCCGTGGGATAAAATTACTCACATCAATTATGCATTTGCGCATATTGATTCGAATAACAAGGTCTCTATTGGCGACCCCAATAGTGTCACGAACGTGGCAACAGGATTAGAGTGGCCGGGCGTTGCAGGCGCTGAGATGGATCCCGAGTTTAATTACAAAGGCCATTTTAACTTACTCAATAAGTATAAAAAACGCCATCCAAACGTTAAGACTTTAATCTCGATTGGTGGCTGGGCTGAAACGGGCGGTTATTTTGATGATAACGGTAATCGTGTTGCCAGTGGTGGTTTCTATGAGATGACTCAGACGACGCAAGGGATTGAAACCTTTGCCGATTCTGTGGTGACGTTCTTACGTACTTACAGCTTTGATGGGGCGGATATCGACTATGAGTACGCGACATCAATGGCTAAATCCGGTAATCCTGATGATTTTTCGATGTCAGAGCCAAAGCGTGCGACCTTGTTTAAACAGTACGAACTACTGATGAAAACCCTGCGTGAAAAACTCGATGCAGCCAGCAAGCAAGATGGTAAGCACTATATGTTGACCGTTGCTGCGCCAGCATCGGGCTATTTGTTACGTGGGATGGAGGCGTATCAGATGACTCGTTATCTCGATTACGTCAATATTATGAGCTATGACTTGCACGGCGCGTGGAATGATTTTGTCGGTCACAATGCGGCGCTGTTTGACACTGGTACAGATGCAGAGCTTGCGCATTGGGATGTTTATAGTACGGCGCAATATGGCGGCATTGGTTATCTCAATACCGATTGGGCATACCATTATTTCCGCGGTTCTATGCCAGCAGGGCGGATCAATATCGGTATTCCTTACTATACGCGTGGTTGGCAAAATGTCAGTGGTGGCACTAACGGCCTATGGGGCTTAGCGGCATATCCGGATCAAACGGCTTGTCCTGTGGGTACGGGTGATGGGGCGTCAAACTGTGGTTACGGTGCTCAAGGAATTGATAACCTCTGGCACGATAGTGATGTACGTGGCGATGAGATGTTCGCAGGCTCTAACCCTATGTGGCATGCTAAAAACTTGGAGCTCGGTATCAGCGGCAGTTATTTAAGCCTTTATGGATTAGATCCGCAAACGAATGTCGCCGATCGACTGACGGGTACCTATGAGCGCCACTATGACGCTGTGGCGGAATCTTCATGGTTATGGAACCCGACCAAAAAGGTGTATCTGTCTACTGAAGATGAGCAAGCTATGGCGCGCAAAGTGAAATATGTGGTCGATAACGGCATTGGCGGCGTCATGTTCTGGGAATTAGCAGGTGACTTCGGCTGGTATCCAGAGCGTAACAATGGTCAGGGTGAGTTCTTTGTCGGTGATACTATGACCAGCATTGCGTACAACGGATTTGCGCAAGCAACCCCGTATGGCAATCGCACCAGCAATCAGGTAATGCCATCACAAACATTGGCCTTAACGGCAAGCTTATCTGGCTATAAAGTGGGCGACAGTAACTATCCGATTACGCCAACCTTAACCATCACCAATAATAGCCAAGTGACTATACCCGGCGGTGCGGAGTTTGAATTTGATATTTCAACTTCAACTTCAGCCGAAATTGCCGATCAATCGGGTATGGGGTTAACTGTGGTAACGGATGGTTCCAATGTGGCAGGAAATAACGTGGGCGGGTTGGAGAATGATTTCCACCATGTGCGCTTTATCTTGCCAACCTGGAAAAGTCTCGCGCCTGGGGCAACGTTTGACGGCACGATTAAGTACTATTTGCCTGTCTCTATGCCATCAAACTTTACTGTAAGTTTTAATGGCACTCGATATGGATTTGGTGCGGCGAGTTCCGTTGTTCCACCTTTGGATTGTGCTGCAAATCCAAGTTTACCTGAATGCCAAGTACCTGTGGTGGATAGTTGTGAAGCGGCGAGTGTTGATACTGCGGGTATTCCTGCTTATCCAAATTTCCCGCAAAAGGACTATCAGGGAAATCCAAGTCATGCAGCAACGGGCGATCGGATGAAAAACAGTCGCGCTGTTTACCAAGCTAAGTGGTGGACCAACGCGGCACCTGGAGCTTCTGCAGATTGGGCGTTTGTGTGTAATCTATAA